A window of Stenotrophomonas indicatrix genomic DNA:
CGGCCCCGAGGGGCAGGAGGACGGCCAGAGCGAGACAAGCGGCGAGCGGCTGCGGGCGCATGGTGTCTTTTCCGGGGATTCGGGTCTGGTCGTTCCGGCGTGGGGTACGGAACGACCTGAGTATAGCCTCAGGTTTCATCTAGCTGAAATGGGGTCGGCCCGACCGGCGGCGTGAAGACACCATGACCTTTGGGATATGGTGTTGCCGTGAAGTGGTGCATTACTTTGCTACCACACCTGCCCACGCATCCTCCAGGGATCTGACGATGTCGCACCAAACCTTCCTGCCCGGCCCCCGCAGCGGACTCTGCGCTGCCGCGCTGCTGCTCTCCACCTCCCTGCTGCTGAGCGGTTGCGCCGCTGGGCCCAACAACGAGGCCAAGGCGGCCGAGACCAAGGACGAGAAGAAGGTCGACGCGGTGCCAGTCGAAGTGGCCGTGGCCAGCCATCGTGCGGTGGCCGCCAGCTACACCGGAACGGCGGCACTGGAGCCGCGCGCTGAATCGCAGGTGGTCGCCAAGACCTCGGGCGTCGCGCTGGCGGTACTGGTCGAGGAAGGGCAGCGGGTCAGCGCCGGGCAGCCTCTGGTGCGGCTGGATCCGGACCGCGCACGCCTGGCCGTTGCCCAGAGCGAGGCGCAGATGCGCAAGCTGGAGAACAACTACCAGCGCGCACAGAAGCTGGTCGGCCAGCAGATGGTCAGCGCTGCCGATGTCGACCAGCTGCGCTACGACCTGGAAAACGTGCGCGCGCAGTACCGCCTGGCCACGCTGGAACTGTCCTACACCACCGTGGTCGCACCGATTTCCGGCGTGATCGCCTCGCGATCGATCAAGACCGGCAACTTCGTGCAGATCAACACGCCGATCTTCCGCATCGTCGACAACTCGCGGCTGGAAGCCACCCTCAACGTGCCCGAGCGCGAGCTGGCGACCTTGCGTGCGGGCCAGCCGGTCACGCTGTCGGCCGATGCGCTGCCGGGCCAGACCTTCACTGGTGTGGTGGACCGTATCGCGCCGGTGGTGGATTCGGGCAGCGGCACCTTCCGTGTGGTCAGTGCTTTCGATGGCGCCGCGCAGTCGCTGCAGCCGGGCATGTTCGGCCGTATCCGCATCGACTACGACCAGCGTGCCGATGCACTGGTGGTGCCGCGCCTGGCGCTGCTGGACGATGGTGAGCCGGCAGTGTTCCGCGTGCGCGGGGGCAAGGTCGCGCGGGTGCCGGTCAAGCTTGGCTACGCCGAAGGGCCGTGGGTGGAAATCCGTGAGGGACTGGCGGCGGGTGACCAG
This region includes:
- a CDS encoding efflux RND transporter periplasmic adaptor subunit produces the protein MSHQTFLPGPRSGLCAAALLLSTSLLLSGCAAGPNNEAKAAETKDEKKVDAVPVEVAVASHRAVAASYTGTAALEPRAESQVVAKTSGVALAVLVEEGQRVSAGQPLVRLDPDRARLAVAQSEAQMRKLENNYQRAQKLVGQQMVSAADVDQLRYDLENVRAQYRLATLELSYTTVVAPISGVIASRSIKTGNFVQINTPIFRIVDNSRLEATLNVPERELATLRAGQPVTLSADALPGQTFTGVVDRIAPVVDSGSGTFRVVSAFDGAAQSLQPGMFGRIRIDYDQRADALVVPRLALLDDGEPAVFRVRGGKVARVPVKLGYAEGPWVEIREGLAAGDQIVTAGKVALRDGTAVQVIADPKAKAKTVTASAKPAEKAGSTQ